Below is a genomic region from Kribbella qitaiheensis.
TCCGCGCCGCCCTCGGCGACGACGCGGCCGGCCTGCTCCACGTCCGCAGCCGCATGTTCGACACCGCCCTCCTCCTCGGCGTCGGCGCCGCCATCCTGCTGCTGGGCTTGATCGTCCCTAGCTAGCCGGAGCCGGATCGACTGACTGGTTCTTCGCCGGATAGCGCGAATAAAGCCCGCCAGCGGACGAACAACGCGCCTGTCGCCGAAGATGGTGACAAGCGAAACGCCCGGCCTGCTGGAACCCAAGGGATCCAGGCCGGGCGTTCTTCGGTGTTCGTGATCAGCCGAGCAGGTTCAGTGCCTTGACCGCGTCGCGCTCCTCGCCGAGCTCCTTGGTGCTGGCGTCGATCTTGCCGCGGGAGAACTCGTTGATCTCCAGGCCCTGGACGATCTCCCAGTTGCCGTCCTTGGTGGTCACCGGGAACGACGAGATGATGCCCTCGGGTACGCCGTACGAGCCGTCGGAGACGACCGCCATCGACAACCAGTCGCCGTCGGCCGAGCCGCGCAGCCAGTCGCGGGTGTGGTCGATCGTGGCAGCCGCGGCCGATGCCGCGGAGGAAGCGCCGCGGGCCTCGATGATCGCCGCGCCACGCTTCTGCACGGTCGGCAGGAAGTCGTTCTCGATCCACGCCTGGTCGTTCACGACCTCGGCGGCGTTCTTGCCGGCCACCTCCGCGTGGAAGATGTCCGGGTACTGCGTGGCGCTGTGGTTGCCCCAGATCGTCAGCTTCTTCAGCTCGGTGACGTGGGTGCCGGTCTTGCGCGCGAGCTGGGCCAGCGCGCGGTTGTGGTCGAGCCGGGTCAGCGCGGAGAAGCGCTCGGCCGGGATGTCCGGCGCGTTGCTCTTCGCGATCAGCGCGTTGGTGTTGGCCGGGTTGCCGGTCACGGTGATCCGGATGTCGTCGGCGGCGTGGTCGTTCAGCGCCTTGCCCTGAACGGTGAAGATCGCGCCGTTCGCCTCGAGCAGGTCACCGCGCTCCATCCCCTTGGTGCGGGGGCGGGCGCCGACCAGCAGGGCCACGTTGGCGCCGTCGAAGATCGTGTTGGCGTCGTCGCCGATCTCGATCCCGGCCAGCGTCGGGAACGCCGAGTCCTCGAGCTCCATCACGACACCCTCGAGTGCCTTCAGTGCCGGCGTGATCTCCAGCAACCGGAGCTGAACCGGGGTGTCCGGCCCGAGCAGGGCACCGCTGGCGATGCGGAACAGCAGGCTGTAGCCGATCTGGCCGGCGGCGCCGGTGACGGCGACCTTCACGGGTGTAGTGCTCACGACATCGCTCCTCAGAGGGTTTTCGACGGACTTGCCTTCGGACGCTAGCAAGTCGCCCGCCCGTAGGCGACGGTGGGTCCAGTGATCCGCACCACCCGGCCACGCTCCGTGTTCCGTCCTACTGCGAAACTCGTGCCATGGAACGCAAGGTCGGTAGTGGGGTCGCGACGGTCGAGGCCGATGCCGACGGGACATTCGTACTGCGGGTCGACGGATCGCTGCAGTCGCAGGTCGACCTGGCCGATCCGACGCATCTCTCGTTCGAGTACGTCCGGCGGATCGGCGACGTGCTCGACGCCGTCGCCGAGCGCAGGCAGCCGATCTCGGTGCTGCACGTCGGTGGCGCGGGGCTCACGCTGGCGCGGTACGTCGCTGCCACCCGGCCGAGGTCGCGGCAGATCGTGCTCGAACCGGACGAGGACCTGACCGAGTTCGTCCGGGAGACGCTGCCGTTGCCGAAGCGGGCCGGGATCAAGGTCCGCCCGGTCACCGGTCGGGCGGGGATCGCCGAGGTCTACCCGGATTCGGTCGACGTCGTCATCGTCGACGCGTTCGTCCGCGAGGCGGTGCCTGCGAACCTCGTCACCGCCGAGTTCGTCGCCGAGTGTTCCCGCGTACTCCGCCCCACCGGCCTCCTCGTCCTCAACCTGATCGACGGCTCCGCCGGCCTCACCTTCGTCCGCCGCGTAGCCGCAACGCTCCACACCCATCTCGCACCAGCCGGGCCCGCCGGCGCGAGTGGTCGGGTGGGGCATGGGGTGGTGCTCGCCGAGCGGAAGGTGTTGCGGGGGAAGTCGTTCGGGAATGTGGTGCTGGTGGGGTCGGCGCAGCCGGTACCGGAGTTGGCCGACGCCGGGCGGCGGGCGCAACCGCCGTACGAGGTGCTGCCGCTGGCGGAGCTTGCCGGTAAAGCTGAGCCGCTCACCGATGCCGACGGGTTCGCCTCGCCGGCCGCGCCCGCGGGGACCTTCGGTCGCTAAACCGTCCGGGGAAACTGACAAAGCTCTGTGAGCTTCTGGGCCCGCGAATCAAGCCTGCGCCCGTGCCGGGGTAATTTTGCGCAGTGTCCACAGCCAAGGTCTCCGAGCTGCGCTACTACCCCGTGAAAGGCCTGGCCGGGATCTCGGTCGAGCAGGCCGTGGTGACGCCGGCCGGGCTCCTGCACGACCGCAACTTCATGCTGGTCAATCCCGACGGCACCTTCCTGAGCCAGCGGACCGACCCGGCGATGGCCCCGCTCCGGGTCGCCGTCCTGGCCGACTCGCTGCAGTTCTCCGCCGACGGCGCCGACACCCTCGAAGTACCGATCCGGTACGACGGGAAGCGGCGCGACGTGAGTCTCTTCAACCACTGGTTCGGCACCGGAGTGGCGCAGGATCCGGCCGCGGACAAATGGTTCTCCGAGCGGCTCGGCCGACCCGCGGCCCTGGTCCGGGTGACGCCCGAGCACGACCGGCCCGGATGGGGCGTGCACAAGGGCCAGACCGGTTTCGGCGACGCCCACGCGCTGATGATCACCTCGCTGTCGTCCCTGGACGGCCTGAACGAAAGGATCGTCGACCGCGGCGGCGACGCCATCCCGATGAACCGCTTCCGCCCGAACATCGTCATCGCCGGCTGGGACGAGCCGCACACCGAGGACCGCGTACTGCGTGCCTCGGCCGGCGAACTGGAGTTCGGCTACGCGGCCCGCTCGATCCGCTGCGCCGTCCCGACCGTCGACCAGGCGACCGGCCGGAAGACGGGCCCGGAGCCGACGCGCACGCTCGCGACGTACCGGCGGCAGCCCGACTACGGCGGCGGCGTGAGTTTCGGGATGAAGGCGTCGGTGCTCGCGGCCGGCACGATCCACGTCGGCGATGAGATCTTGGTACACGATTGGTTGCCGGAAGGCGACGATCCAGCGCCGTCGGCTCGGTAGTCTGCGACAGCCCGTCCCGGGCTGAAGGTCCACCGAGCTCGTGGAGTCGCCGTGCGCCGGATCGTTCTGCTGCTCGTGCTTTCCTTGCTCTCGGCCCCTTTGTCGTCCGCCGTTGCTGTAGGCAACGAGGGGCGTGGGCCCGGCAGTCCGCAGTACGACGTGCGACTCAGCACCGACGCGAGTGGTGCGACCTGGACCAGGCATGAGCGCGTGACGTTCACGAACACGTCGGATGCCCCGCTGGCTGAAATCTATCTGAGGCTCTGGGGCAATGCCTGGGATGGATGCCTCTCATCACCCGTGAAGGTCAGCCGCTTCTCCGGTGGCACACCCGGTACGCCGACGGTCTCGTGCACCGCGTTGCGAGTAGCGCTCACGAATCCTTTGGCGCAAGGTGAACAGGCGTCCATCGCCTTCGACCTCACCGTCACCGCGCCGAACCGGGCCGAGAAGTTCGGCCGCTCGGGCGCCTACAGCTACTTCGGCAACGCCCTGCCGGTACTCGCGATCCACGACGCCGCCGGCTGGCATCTCGAACCGGACGTCGGCATCGGCGAGAGCTACCACGCACTTGCTGCCGACTTCGCCGTACGGCTGAATCACCCTGCGACGGTGAAGGTCCCCGCGACCGGGACCTTGTCGGCCGGTCTGATCACCGCCAAGCAGGTCCGCGACTTCGCCTGGGCCGCCGGACCGTTCCAGCAGTCGGAGGTCACCTCACCGGGCGGCGTGAAGGTGCGCACCTGGTGGACCTCGGTGGTGACGCCTGGCGCCGTCGCCGGCGCGCGGACCGACGCCGTCGCCGCGGTCGACGACTTCAGTCGCCGGTTCGGGGCCTCTAAATCAACGGCGCCTGCATGCTCCACGATCTGGAGCGCCTCATCGGCCCCGCCACCATGGCCGCCCTACTGCGCTCCTACGCCAAAGCCAACTGGTACTCCGTCGCCACCCGGACCTCCTTCAAGTCCGCCGCCCAAACCTCCACCGCCATCGACCTGGGCGAGTTCTGGACCACCCACACCATTCCCTGACAGGGAGAATCGATGGGCTAGATCGACAGGGCGGCCCCTGCTACCGGGACATGGAGTTGGCCGGTGAGGCCGGCTGCGGTGAACGTCTTGGCCAGGTGGTCGGGGCCCTCGCTGAAGTGGGCCCAGCCTTCGGTGTGGACCGGGACGATGACGGCGGGGGACAGGAGCCGGGCGGCTTCGACAGCGGCTTCTGAGGTGAGGGTCAGGGGAGCGCCGTCGAGGAGCGGGGTTCGGGCGGCACCCGCGAAGAGCAGGGCTACGTCGACCTTGCGAGCTGTGACACCGGGGATCGTGCCTGCCTTGAGGCGTGCCACCAGCTCCTCGACGAGCTCTACCGAAGCGTTGTCGCCGGAGACATAGACAGTGGGCAGATCTTCGCCGGAGAGAAGGAAGCCGGTGACGATTCCGGTCACCGATTCGCAGCCCTCCGGACCGTGGCGAGCCGGGAGACCGGTCACAGTGACAGTGCCGCCGTCCGGGCGAGGCAGCGCGACGGACTCCCAGTTCTCCAGTCCGTGAACACCTGCGATCCGTTCAGCAGCGTCCGGAGTCGACAACACCAGCGGAACGGTCGGCAGGAGCTCACGACCGGAGTCGTCGAGGTTGTCCTTGTGCTGGTCGTGCGAAAGCAGGACGGCATCGATCGGGCCAAGGTCCTCGATCGACACCGCGGGGCCGGTCAGCTTCGTCATCACGCGCCCCGGCAGCTGATAGTCGCGGGGCTGGTCGAACGCGGGATCGGTCAGGAACGAAAGGCCGCCGAGCGTGAGCAGCGCGGTCGGTCCGCCGACGTGAGTGATCTTCATGCCCCCATCCTTCAGCGCGGCGGCAGAACAGACCATTGGCCCGTGGGACACACTTCATTAAGATCGGGCCATGCGCAAAGTGGCCCTGCTCGCGTACGACGGGATGAGCCCGTTCCACCTCTCCGTGCCCTGCCTGGTGCTCGGCGACAGGCTAGGCGGCGAGCGGCAGTACGACGTACAGGTGTGTGCCGAGAAGCCTGGGCGCCTCGGCACCAATGCGGGTTTCGGCCTGCACGTCGAGCACGATCTCGCGGTGATGGAGCAGGCGGACGTGGTGATCCTGCCGAGCTGGGACCCGGAGGCCGAGCCGTCCGGCCTGCTGATCGAGGCGATCCGGGCCGCGCATGCGCGAGGCGCGACCGTGGTCGGGCTGTGCATCGGCGCATTCCTCGTCGCGGCGAGCGGGATCGCGGACGGGCGGGAGGTGGTGACGCACTGGCGCTGGGCGGAGCGCCTGGCCGCGCAGTACCCGAAGGTCGACGTCCGTGCCGATGTGCTCTGGTCGGACCTCGGCGACCTGGTGACCTCAGCCGGTACTGCGGCCTCGCTCGACTGCTGCTTGCATCTGGTCCGCACCCACCACGGTGTCGAGCTAGCGGAACGGCTGGCCAGGTCGATCGTCGTGGCGCCGCATCGGAGTGGATCGCAGGCGCAGTACATCCCTGTCCCGGTGCCGCCCGATCCCACCGACGACGTGATCGAGCGCGCGATGGTGTGGGCCCGGTCCCGCCTCGACCACCCCGTTTCCCTGGACGAATGGGCGGCGGCGGTCGCCCTGTCCCGGCGTACGTTCACGCGACAGTTCCGGGCCAGGACGGGGATCAGCGGGCAGGGCCTGGTTGCTCCGGCAGCGGCTGGATCGGGCCCGGCTGCTGCTGGAGACCACCGATCACCCGGTCGAGCGAGTCGCAACCCAGAGCGGATTCGGGACCGGCGCCGCGCTCCGGCACCACTTCCACCTGGTCCTCGGCACCACGCCGCAACGCCACCGCCAGGAGTTCGGACCTGTACTGCGTACTCCGGGTGGCCGTCGGTCAGAGCAGGAGTAGAAGGGTGTAGAGCGCCGGGGCCGCGAAGGTGATGAGGAGGATCCAGGCCATCATCTTGTGGCCGGGTTTGGCGCCGTCCAGCGACGAGGCGAAGTGGACGACCGCGCCTTCCTCGGTATGGCGACTGAGACCGATCCGG
It encodes:
- a CDS encoding helix-turn-helix domain-containing protein — encoded protein: MLRQRLDRARLLLETTDHPVERVATQSGFGTGAALRHHFHLVLGTTPQRHRQEFGPVLRTPGGRRSEQE
- a CDS encoding MBL fold metallo-hydrolase, which encodes MKITHVGGPTALLTLGGLSFLTDPAFDQPRDYQLPGRVMTKLTGPAVSIEDLGPIDAVLLSHDQHKDNLDDSGRELLPTVPLVLSTPDAAERIAGVHGLENWESVALPRPDGGTVTVTGLPARHGPEGCESVTGIVTGFLLSGEDLPTVYVSGDNASVELVEELVARLKAGTIPGVTARKVDVALLFAGAARTPLLDGAPLTLTSEAAVEAARLLSPAVIVPVHTEGWAHFSEGPDHLAKTFTAAGLTGQLHVPVAGAALSI
- a CDS encoding malate dehydrogenase; protein product: MSTTPVKVAVTGAAGQIGYSLLFRIASGALLGPDTPVQLRLLEITPALKALEGVVMELEDSAFPTLAGIEIGDDANTIFDGANVALLVGARPRTKGMERGDLLEANGAIFTVQGKALNDHAADDIRITVTGNPANTNALIAKSNAPDIPAERFSALTRLDHNRALAQLARKTGTHVTELKKLTIWGNHSATQYPDIFHAEVAGKNAAEVVNDQAWIENDFLPTVQKRGAAIIEARGASSAASAAAATIDHTRDWLRGSADGDWLSMAVVSDGSYGVPEGIISSFPVTTKDGNWEIVQGLEINEFSRGKIDASTKELGEERDAVKALNLLG
- a CDS encoding MOSC domain-containing protein — encoded protein: MSTAKVSELRYYPVKGLAGISVEQAVVTPAGLLHDRNFMLVNPDGTFLSQRTDPAMAPLRVAVLADSLQFSADGADTLEVPIRYDGKRRDVSLFNHWFGTGVAQDPAADKWFSERLGRPAALVRVTPEHDRPGWGVHKGQTGFGDAHALMITSLSSLDGLNERIVDRGGDAIPMNRFRPNIVIAGWDEPHTEDRVLRASAGELEFGYAARSIRCAVPTVDQATGRKTGPEPTRTLATYRRQPDYGGGVSFGMKASVLAAGTIHVGDEILVHDWLPEGDDPAPSAR
- a CDS encoding spermidine synthase; translation: MERKVGSGVATVEADADGTFVLRVDGSLQSQVDLADPTHLSFEYVRRIGDVLDAVAERRQPISVLHVGGAGLTLARYVAATRPRSRQIVLEPDEDLTEFVRETLPLPKRAGIKVRPVTGRAGIAEVYPDSVDVVIVDAFVREAVPANLVTAEFVAECSRVLRPTGLLVLNLIDGSAGLTFVRRVAATLHTHLAPAGPAGASGRVGHGVVLAERKVLRGKSFGNVVLVGSAQPVPELADAGRRAQPPYEVLPLAELAGKAEPLTDADGFASPAAPAGTFGR